Proteins from one Streptomyces roseifaciens genomic window:
- the glgX gene encoding glycogen debranching protein GlgX translates to MQVWPGQAYPLGATYDGAGTNFAVFSEVAERIELCLLHDDGSETAVELRESDAFVRHAYLPGVMPGQRYGFRVHGPYEPEHGHRCNSAKLLLDPYARAVSGAVDWGEAVYGYHFGRPEKRNDMDSAPHMMTSVVVNPYFDWGDDRPPRTDYHRTVIYEAHVKGLTMRHPALPEEIRGTYAALAHPAVIEHLTELGVTAIELMPVHQFVNDHRLVDSGLANYWGYNTIGFFAPHNAYASWGDRGQQVLEFKSAVRALHAAGIEVILDVVYNHTAEGSHLGPTLSFRGLDNASYYRLADDPQYYMDTTGTGNSLLMRSPHVLQLIMDSLRYWVTEMRVDGFRFDLAATLARQFHEVDRLSSFFDLVQQDPVVSRVKLIAEPWDVGEGGYQVGNFPPLWAEWNGKFRDTARDMWRGEPATLAEFGSRLTGSSDLYQGDGRRPLASVNFVTCHDGFTLHDLVAYNGKHNEDNGEDNRDGENHNRSWNCGAEGESDDPEVLALRERQMRNFVATLMVSQGVPMLSHGDEFARSQQGNNNAYCQDNDVSWVHWPRPGDDSSGSARRMLAFTRAMVWLRRDHPVFRRRRFFHGRPVQGTHDELSDIAWFTHEGEEMRDSDWQAAQAKSLTVFLNGGAISEPGPRGEPVVDDSFLLMFNAHDKPLDFVVPADHGRLWQVVVDTAGPEGVATDGPKIRAGDRLTLADRSLAVLQRPA, encoded by the coding sequence ATGCAGGTCTGGCCGGGACAGGCGTACCCCCTCGGCGCGACGTACGACGGCGCCGGCACCAACTTCGCGGTCTTCTCGGAGGTCGCCGAGCGGATCGAGCTGTGCCTCCTGCACGACGACGGCTCGGAGACGGCGGTGGAGCTGCGCGAGAGCGACGCCTTCGTACGGCACGCCTACCTGCCGGGGGTGATGCCGGGTCAGCGGTACGGCTTCCGGGTGCACGGGCCCTACGAGCCGGAGCACGGGCACCGCTGCAACTCCGCCAAACTGCTGCTGGACCCCTACGCCCGGGCCGTGAGCGGGGCCGTCGACTGGGGCGAGGCCGTCTACGGCTATCACTTCGGGCGGCCCGAGAAGCGCAACGACATGGACTCGGCGCCGCACATGATGACGTCGGTCGTCGTCAATCCCTACTTCGACTGGGGGGACGACCGCCCGCCGCGCACCGACTACCACCGCACGGTCATCTACGAGGCCCACGTCAAGGGCCTGACGATGCGCCACCCGGCGCTGCCGGAGGAGATCCGCGGCACGTACGCGGCGCTGGCCCACCCCGCGGTGATCGAGCACCTGACGGAGCTGGGGGTCACGGCCATCGAACTGATGCCGGTCCATCAGTTCGTCAACGACCACCGGCTGGTGGATTCGGGTCTGGCCAACTACTGGGGCTACAACACCATCGGCTTCTTCGCCCCGCACAACGCCTACGCCTCCTGGGGCGACCGGGGACAGCAGGTGCTGGAGTTCAAGTCGGCGGTGCGGGCGCTGCACGCGGCGGGCATCGAGGTCATTCTCGATGTGGTCTACAACCACACGGCCGAGGGCAGCCACCTGGGGCCCACGCTCTCCTTCCGGGGCCTGGACAACGCCTCGTACTACCGGCTCGCGGACGACCCGCAGTACTACATGGACACCACCGGCACCGGCAATTCCCTGCTGATGCGCAGTCCGCACGTCCTGCAGCTCATCATGGACTCGCTGCGGTACTGGGTGACCGAGATGCGGGTGGACGGATTCCGCTTCGATCTGGCGGCGACGCTCGCGCGCCAGTTCCACGAGGTGGACCGGCTCTCGTCCTTCTTCGACCTGGTGCAGCAGGATCCGGTGGTCAGCCGGGTGAAGCTGATCGCGGAGCCGTGGGACGTCGGCGAGGGCGGCTACCAGGTCGGGAACTTCCCCCCGCTGTGGGCCGAGTGGAACGGAAAGTTCAGGGACACCGCCCGGGACATGTGGCGCGGCGAGCCGGCCACCCTGGCGGAGTTCGGCTCCCGGCTGACCGGCTCCTCCGACCTCTACCAGGGCGACGGCAGGCGCCCCCTGGCCTCTGTCAACTTCGTCACCTGCCACGACGGCTTCACCCTGCACGACCTCGTCGCGTACAACGGCAAGCACAACGAGGACAACGGCGAGGACAACCGCGACGGCGAGAACCACAACCGGTCCTGGAACTGCGGGGCCGAGGGCGAGAGCGACGACCCGGAGGTGCTCGCGCTGCGCGAGCGCCAGATGCGCAACTTCGTCGCCACGCTGATGGTGTCGCAGGGCGTGCCGATGCTCAGCCACGGCGACGAGTTCGCGCGCAGCCAGCAGGGCAACAACAACGCCTACTGCCAGGACAACGACGTCTCCTGGGTGCACTGGCCGCGCCCCGGGGACGACTCCTCCGGGTCCGCCCGGCGGATGCTCGCCTTCACCCGGGCGATGGTGTGGCTGCGCCGCGACCACCCGGTCTTCCGGCGCCGCCGCTTCTTCCACGGCCGCCCGGTGCAGGGCACCCACGACGAGCTGTCCGACATCGCCTGGTTCACCCACGAGGGTGAAGAGATGCGGGACAGTGACTGGCAGGCCGCCCAGGCCAAGTCGCTGACGGTCTTCCTCAACGGCGGGGCGATCTCCGAGCCCGGGCCGCGCGGCGAGCCGGTCGTCGACGACTCCTTCCTGCTGATGTTCAACGCGCACGACAAGCCGCTCGACTTCGTCGTGCCCGCCGACCACGGCAGGCTGTGGCAGGTCGTGGTCGACACCGCCGGGCCCGAGGGGGTGGCGACCGACGGGCCGAAGATCCGGGCGGGGGACCGCCTGACGCTGGCCGACCGCAGCCTCGCGGTGTTGCAGCGCCCGGCGTAG
- a CDS encoding LysR family transcriptional regulator, which yields MSLRQMEYLVAVVEEESFTRAADLLNVTQSALSHQIKALERDVGGPLLERRPRGIGLTPMGRAFLPHAELAVRSAEQARRAAKAAAGAAGGELHIASLHALAVGVLPPVFARWRRAFPAVRLHLHEYATTEELRDHMERGVADIAVGPRPEGWHGPVVPLGDEEIMVITSADDPLAARTEPLTLPELAGRDWVRCALEPIVQGKRWLDWVCEQGGFAPRTAVWTEHSSTAVRMAVSGLGLVAAPVHMARDVPGAVTVPVDPRWRREQTAFARVELTGTTAAFVELCRELAFPGTG from the coding sequence ATGAGCCTGCGGCAGATGGAGTACCTCGTCGCGGTGGTCGAGGAGGAGTCGTTCACCCGCGCGGCCGACCTGCTCAACGTGACCCAGTCCGCCCTCTCCCACCAGATCAAGGCCCTGGAACGGGACGTCGGCGGCCCGCTGCTGGAGCGCCGCCCGCGCGGCATCGGCCTGACCCCGATGGGCCGCGCCTTCCTGCCCCACGCCGAACTCGCCGTCCGCAGCGCCGAACAGGCCCGCCGGGCGGCGAAGGCCGCCGCCGGAGCGGCCGGCGGCGAGCTGCACATCGCCTCCCTGCACGCCCTCGCGGTCGGGGTGCTGCCGCCCGTCTTCGCGCGCTGGCGCCGCGCCTTCCCCGCCGTCCGCCTCCACCTGCACGAGTACGCGACCACGGAGGAGCTGCGCGACCACATGGAGCGCGGCGTCGCCGACATCGCCGTCGGCCCCCGCCCCGAGGGCTGGCACGGCCCCGTCGTCCCCCTCGGCGACGAGGAGATCATGGTGATCACCTCGGCGGACGACCCGCTCGCAGCCCGTACGGAACCCCTCACGCTGCCCGAACTGGCCGGGCGCGACTGGGTGCGCTGTGCCCTGGAACCGATCGTGCAGGGCAAGCGCTGGCTCGACTGGGTCTGCGAGCAGGGCGGCTTCGCTCCCCGTACGGCCGTCTGGACGGAACACTCCTCGACCGCCGTACGGATGGCGGTGTCCGGACTGGGCCTGGTCGCCGCCCCCGTGCACATGGCGCGCGACGTGCCCGGCGCGGTGACCGTCCCCGTCGACCCGCGCTGGCGCCGCGAGCAGACCGCCTTCGCGCGCGTGGAGCTCACCGGCACCACCGCCGCCTTCGTCGAGCTCTGCCGCGAACTGGCGTTTCCGGGCACCGGCTGA
- a CDS encoding GNAT family N-acetyltransferase translates to MTQLVIRALTERDTELFSALDVPALVGKGAFGHTYVPVHRGGEYRPDWTWVALRDGEVVARAAWWGGPGDETPKALDWFDFAEGEEEAAARLLRTSPLRSEYALMAPPGWREMPEVRAAVEARVAVAEAAGMQVLVERFRYEWTTGCPLPERPGRLVFRPEPDDAVIRDVLGRTMEGTLDAHDRKNVTELGLEAAVDDLMDFLAWLPSPRDWWRLAFTPSGELVGLHIPAHNPAGPCVGYLGVVAGQRGRGYGYDLLVECTHDLVSRGATRIAASTDQGNLPMAAGFAKAGYPVLQERIDLLPAREA, encoded by the coding sequence ATGACCCAGCTGGTCATCCGTGCGCTCACCGAGCGCGACACCGAACTGTTCTCGGCCCTCGACGTGCCCGCCCTCGTCGGCAAGGGCGCCTTCGGCCACACCTACGTGCCCGTGCACCGGGGCGGGGAGTACCGCCCCGACTGGACCTGGGTCGCGCTGCGCGACGGCGAGGTCGTCGCCCGCGCCGCCTGGTGGGGCGGCCCCGGCGACGAGACCCCCAAGGCCCTGGACTGGTTCGACTTCGCCGAGGGCGAGGAGGAGGCGGCCGCCCGCCTGCTGCGCACCTCCCCCCTGCGCTCCGAGTACGCCCTGATGGCCCCGCCCGGCTGGCGGGAGATGCCCGAGGTGCGGGCCGCCGTGGAGGCGCGCGTCGCGGTGGCCGAGGCCGCCGGGATGCAGGTGCTGGTCGAGCGCTTCCGCTACGAGTGGACGACCGGCTGCCCGCTGCCCGAGCGCCCCGGCCGGCTGGTCTTCCGGCCCGAGCCCGACGACGCCGTCATCCGCGACGTGCTGGGCCGCACCATGGAGGGCACGCTCGACGCGCACGACCGCAAGAACGTCACCGAACTCGGCCTTGAAGCCGCCGTCGACGACCTCATGGACTTCCTCGCCTGGCTGCCCTCGCCCCGGGACTGGTGGCGGCTCGCCTTCACGCCCAGCGGCGAGCTGGTCGGCCTGCACATCCCCGCGCACAACCCGGCCGGTCCGTGCGTGGGCTACCTCGGCGTCGTCGCCGGGCAGCGCGGCCGCGGCTACGGCTACGACCTGCTCGTGGAGTGCACGCACGACCTGGTGTCCCGGGGCGCCACGCGCATCGCGGCCTCCACCGACCAGGGCAACCTGCCGATGGCCGCGGGCTTCGCGAAGGCCGGCTACCCCGTCCTGCAGGAGCGGATCGACCTGCTTCCGGCCCGCGAGGCCTGA
- the lpdA gene encoding dihydrolipoyl dehydrogenase: protein MRETDVIVIGGGTGGYSTALRAAALGLDVVLAERDLVGGTCLHRGCIPSKAMLHAAELVDGIAEARERWGVKATLESVDWSALTATRDDIVARNHRGVESHLAHAGVRVVRGTATLTGPRTVRIGSGAEAGSAWTARRGIVLATGSRPRTLPGLEPDGARVVTSDDALFAPGLPGSVLVLGGGAIGVEYASLHRSMGAEVTLVEAAERLLPLEDADVSRYLTRGLKKRGIDVRAGARLEDAVAHEGGVRATLRTARGEVRTLEAERLLVAVGRVPVTDGLGLAAAGLATDARGFVPPADWSRLETAVPGIHVVGDLLPPPSLGLAHASFAEGLLVAETLAGRAPQPVDYAAVPRVTYSSPQTASVGLTEDEARERGHDAEVNSMPLTAVAKGMVHGQGGVVKVVAEKGGGRVLGVHLVGPHVSEMIAESQLVVGWDADTADVARHVHPHPTLSEAVGEVMLSLAGRGLHQV from the coding sequence ATGCGCGAAACAGATGTGATCGTGATCGGCGGCGGCACCGGCGGCTACAGCACCGCCCTGCGGGCCGCAGCGCTGGGCCTCGACGTCGTCCTCGCGGAACGCGACCTGGTGGGCGGCACCTGTCTGCACCGCGGCTGCATACCCAGCAAGGCCATGCTGCACGCGGCGGAGCTGGTGGACGGCATCGCGGAGGCGCGCGAGCGGTGGGGCGTCAAGGCGACCCTGGAGTCGGTCGACTGGTCAGCGCTCACCGCGACCCGCGACGACATCGTCGCCCGCAACCACCGGGGCGTGGAGAGCCATCTGGCGCACGCCGGCGTGCGCGTGGTGCGGGGGACGGCGACGCTGACGGGCCCGCGGACGGTGCGGATCGGTTCGGGCGCCGAGGCGGGTTCCGCGTGGACGGCCCGCCGGGGCATCGTGCTGGCCACCGGCTCGCGGCCGCGCACCCTGCCGGGCCTGGAGCCCGACGGGGCGCGCGTGGTCACCAGCGACGACGCCCTGTTCGCGCCGGGGCTGCCCGGCTCGGTGCTGGTGCTCGGCGGGGGCGCCATCGGCGTGGAGTACGCCTCCCTGCACCGCTCCATGGGCGCCGAGGTGACGCTGGTGGAGGCGGCGGAGCGGCTGCTGCCGCTGGAGGACGCCGACGTGAGCCGGTATCTGACGCGGGGTCTGAAGAAGCGGGGCATCGACGTCCGGGCGGGCGCGCGGCTGGAGGACGCCGTCGCCCACGAGGGCGGGGTGCGGGCCACGCTCCGCACCGCCCGCGGAGAGGTGCGCACGCTGGAGGCGGAGCGGCTGCTGGTGGCCGTGGGCCGGGTGCCGGTCACCGACGGCCTCGGCCTGGCGGCGGCCGGACTCGCCACCGACGCCCGCGGCTTCGTCCCGCCGGCCGACTGGTCGCGCCTGGAGACGGCCGTGCCGGGCATCCACGTCGTCGGCGACCTGCTGCCGCCGCCCTCCCTCGGCCTCGCCCACGCCTCCTTCGCGGAGGGGCTGCTGGTCGCCGAGACCCTCGCCGGGCGGGCGCCGCAGCCGGTCGACTACGCCGCCGTGCCGCGCGTCACGTACTCCAGCCCGCAGACGGCCTCCGTCGGCCTGACGGAGGACGAGGCGCGCGAGCGCGGCCACGACGCCGAGGTGAACTCGATGCCGCTGACGGCCGTGGCCAAGGGCATGGTGCACGGGCAGGGCGGCGTGGTGAAGGTCGTCGCCGAGAAGGGCGGCGGCCGGGTGCTCGGCGTCCACCTGGTGGGCCCGCACGTCTCGGAGATGATCGCGGAGAGCCAGCTGGTCGTCGGCTGGGACGCGGACACGGCCGACGTCGCCCGGCACGTCCACCCGCACCCGACGCTGTCGGAGGCGGTGGGCGAGGTGATGCTCTCGCTGGCCGGGCGCGGGCTGCACCAGGTCTGA
- the treY gene encoding malto-oligosyltrehalose synthase, translating to MRLHSAVPTATYRLQLQPAFPFRAAEEAVPYLASLGVSHLHLSPVLEAVPGSTHGYDVVDHSAVRAELGGEEGLRSLARTAREHGMGLILDIVPNHMALPAPATLNGPLWEVLRDGPASRYARWFDIDWAEHGGKVLLPVLAGPLGGELRHFSVAGRSDRSGRVLRYHDHAFPLRPGTERLPLPDLLDAQWYRPAWWRLARTELNYRRFFTVSELIAVRVEDPEVFAATHGKVVQLLQDGVADGLRVDHPDGLADPAGYLHRLAEATDGRWTVVEKILGRDERLPGDWPVAGTTGYDALRHLDGLFVDPAGAAELGARYRAFTGLPPDRGGDWPATVRRAAYKVITHELAAETERLVRTAGRICEGSHQLRDTAPWALRTALREILVRLPVYRPYALPGRPPAPVDAALLDQAAQDARGAFAVPEEACAAEIVRDAALGRLGQGPDQRDFCARFAQTASALRAKSVEDTAFYRHAPLLSAAEVGGDPGRPAVSPEEFHAYCARLQHDWPATGTVLSTHDTKRSADVRARIAALSECPGQWADLMDRLAAGAADPCAPDPHVAWLAWQSAFGLGPANPADADRLAPAVLKSVREAGLRTTWTEPDAAYEAAVEAFVAAHPCGPARTALAPLEEALRPSVRANTLGAALLHLTMPGVPDLYMGTERAYAALVDPDNRRPPAFPEAVADGAAAGAGDLSAEKLHLTRTVLGLRRSRPEWFGPGASYAPLAADGPAAGHCVAFARSGAAVTVVSRLHERLAQDGGLRGTVLPLPGGGRWREVLTGASWEAPVALSELLEHCPVALLVRD from the coding sequence ATGAGGCTCCACAGCGCTGTGCCGACCGCGACCTACCGGCTCCAGCTCCAGCCGGCCTTCCCCTTCCGGGCAGCCGAGGAGGCCGTGCCGTACCTGGCCTCCCTCGGGGTGTCCCACCTGCACCTGTCCCCCGTCCTGGAGGCCGTCCCCGGCTCCACGCACGGCTACGACGTCGTCGACCACTCGGCCGTGCGGGCCGAGCTCGGCGGCGAGGAGGGCCTGCGGTCCCTGGCCCGCACCGCCCGGGAGCACGGGATGGGCCTGATCCTCGACATCGTCCCGAACCACATGGCCCTGCCCGCGCCCGCGACGCTCAACGGCCCGCTCTGGGAGGTCCTGCGGGACGGCCCGGCCTCGCGCTACGCCCGCTGGTTCGACATCGACTGGGCCGAGCACGGCGGCAAGGTGCTGCTGCCCGTGCTGGCCGGCCCGCTCGGCGGGGAGCTGCGCCACTTCAGCGTCGCGGGCCGCTCGGACCGTTCGGGGCGCGTCCTGCGCTACCACGACCACGCCTTCCCGCTGCGGCCCGGCACGGAGCGGCTGCCGCTGCCCGACCTGCTGGACGCCCAGTGGTACCGGCCCGCCTGGTGGCGGCTGGCCCGCACGGAGCTGAACTACCGGCGCTTCTTCACCGTCTCCGAGCTGATCGCGGTCCGCGTGGAGGACCCGGAGGTCTTCGCCGCCACCCACGGCAAGGTGGTGCAGCTGCTGCAGGACGGGGTGGCCGACGGGCTGCGCGTCGACCACCCGGACGGGCTCGCCGACCCCGCCGGCTACCTCCACCGCCTCGCCGAGGCCACGGACGGCCGGTGGACGGTCGTCGAGAAGATCCTCGGCCGCGACGAGCGCCTGCCCGGCGACTGGCCCGTCGCCGGGACCACCGGCTACGACGCCCTGCGCCACCTCGACGGCCTCTTCGTCGACCCCGCGGGCGCCGCCGAACTGGGGGCCCGCTACCGCGCCTTCACCGGCCTGCCGCCCGACCGCGGCGGCGACTGGCCCGCGACGGTGCGCCGCGCCGCGTACAAGGTGATCACCCACGAGCTGGCCGCGGAGACCGAGCGGCTGGTGCGCACCGCCGGCCGGATCTGCGAGGGCTCGCACCAATTGCGCGACACCGCGCCCTGGGCCCTGCGCACCGCGCTGCGCGAGATCCTCGTCCGGCTGCCCGTCTACCGGCCCTACGCGCTGCCCGGGCGGCCCCCGGCCCCCGTCGACGCCGCCCTGCTCGACCAGGCCGCCCAGGACGCGCGCGGCGCCTTCGCCGTGCCCGAGGAGGCCTGCGCGGCCGAGATCGTCCGGGACGCGGCGCTCGGCCGCCTGGGGCAGGGGCCGGACCAGCGGGACTTCTGCGCGCGGTTCGCGCAGACCGCCTCCGCGCTGCGCGCCAAGTCCGTCGAGGACACCGCCTTCTACCGGCACGCGCCCCTGCTGTCGGCCGCGGAGGTCGGCGGCGACCCCGGCCGGCCCGCCGTCTCCCCGGAGGAATTCCACGCCTACTGCGCCCGCCTGCAGCACGACTGGCCCGCGACCGGGACGGTGCTGTCCACGCACGACACCAAGCGCAGCGCCGACGTGCGGGCCCGGATCGCGGCGCTGAGCGAGTGCCCCGGGCAGTGGGCGGACCTGATGGACCGGCTGGCGGCCGGGGCCGCCGACCCCTGCGCGCCCGACCCGCACGTGGCGTGGCTGGCCTGGCAGAGCGCCTTCGGGCTCGGCCCGGCGAACCCCGCGGACGCCGACCGGCTCGCGCCGGCCGTGCTGAAGAGCGTGCGCGAGGCGGGGCTGCGCACGACGTGGACCGAGCCGGACGCGGCCTACGAGGCGGCCGTGGAGGCCTTCGTCGCGGCGCACCCGTGCGGCCCGGCCCGCACGGCTCTCGCGCCCCTGGAGGAGGCGCTGCGCCCGTCCGTACGGGCCAACACGCTCGGCGCGGCCCTGCTGCACCTGACCATGCCGGGCGTGCCCGACCTCTACATGGGCACGGAGCGCGCCTACGCCGCCCTGGTCGACCCCGACAACCGGCGCCCGCCGGCCTTCCCCGAAGCCGTCGCCGACGGGGCGGCCGCCGGAGCCGGGGACCTGTCCGCCGAGAAGCTGCACCTGACGCGCACCGTGCTGGGGCTGCGCCGCTCGCGCCCCGAGTGGTTCGGCCCCGGCGCCTCGTACGCGCCGCTGGCCGCCGACGGCCCGGCCGCCGGGCACTGCGTGGCCTTCGCACGCTCCGGCGCCGCGGTCACCGTCGTCTCGCGGCTGCACGAGCGGCTGGCGCAGGACGGGGGCCTGCGGGGGACGGTGCTGCCGCTGCCGGGCGGCGGCCGGTGGCGCGAGGTGCTGACGGGCGCCTCCTGGGAGGCGCCCGTGGCCCTGTCGGAGCTGCTGGAGCACTGTCCGGTGGCGCTGCTCGTGCGGGACTGA
- a CDS encoding phosphotransferase enzyme family protein, protein MSRSAAIAAGTKGTGAVADAAESTAFTERRARELLAAAVPEAPVADAALLALGENAVFAVGGLVVKVGRDASLLERARHELRVAAWLAEQGVPAVRAAEPAPRTAGGHPVTLWHRLPEAVRPAGAADLAGLLRILHALPAPDFALPRRELLGGVERWLRLAGDAIDPADAAYLRERRDGFAVQAAALTPHLPPGPIHGDALPRNVHIGPDGPVLVDLETFAGDLREHDLVVLALSKDRYGLPADAYDAFVRTYGWDVREWEGCPVLRGARETASCAWVAQHAPGNAAARAEFGRRVASLREGDAAVRWYPF, encoded by the coding sequence ATGAGCAGGAGTGCGGCGATCGCCGCAGGTACGAAAGGTACGGGCGCAGTGGCGGACGCGGCGGAGAGCACGGCATTCACGGAGCGGCGGGCGCGCGAGCTCCTCGCGGCGGCGGTGCCGGAGGCGCCGGTGGCCGACGCGGCCCTGCTCGCGCTCGGCGAGAACGCGGTCTTCGCCGTGGGCGGGCTCGTCGTCAAGGTGGGCCGCGACGCGTCACTGCTGGAGCGCGCGCGCCACGAACTGCGGGTCGCCGCCTGGCTGGCGGAGCAGGGCGTCCCGGCCGTGCGCGCCGCCGAGCCCGCGCCGCGGACGGCCGGAGGGCACCCCGTGACGCTCTGGCACCGGCTGCCCGAGGCCGTGCGCCCGGCCGGCGCCGCCGACCTCGCCGGGCTGCTGCGCATCCTCCACGCCCTGCCCGCCCCGGACTTCGCCCTGCCCCGGCGCGAACTGCTCGGCGGTGTCGAGCGGTGGCTGCGGCTGGCCGGGGACGCGATCGACCCCGCGGACGCGGCCTACCTGCGCGAGCGGCGGGACGGCTTCGCGGTGCAGGCCGCGGCCCTGACCCCGCACCTGCCCCCGGGCCCGATCCACGGGGACGCCCTCCCGCGCAACGTGCACATCGGCCCGGACGGGCCGGTCCTGGTGGACCTGGAGACCTTCGCGGGCGACCTGCGCGAGCACGACCTCGTCGTCCTCGCCCTCAGCAAGGACCGCTACGGCCTGCCGGCCGACGCCTACGACGCCTTCGTACGGACGTACGGCTGGGACGTACGGGAGTGGGAGGGCTGCCCGGTCCTGCGCGGTGCGCGCGAGACGGCGAGCTGCGCCTGGGTGGCCCAGCACGCGCCGGGCAACGCTGCGGCTCGCGCGGAGTTCGGTCGCCGGGTGGCGTCACTGCGGGAGGGTGACGCCGCGGTCCGGTGGTATCCGTTCTGA
- a CDS encoding 3'-5' exonuclease, with protein sequence MGWHQELLIGFDLETTGTDPAEARIVTAAVVETKAGEPVGRREWLADPGVPIPDEAAAIHGITSERAALGRPAREVADEIADILVAHWSAGAAVVAYNAAFDLTILAAELRRHGLPSLGERLAAAGGAAAGGQGTGPVVDPLTMDRALDRYRKGKRNLETVCRVYGVTLEDAHEAGADALAAVRVACALAEHYPEVAEAAPWDLHRDQERWYADWARGYEAWLRRKGDETATVDGRWPLR encoded by the coding sequence ATGGGGTGGCATCAGGAGCTGCTGATCGGCTTCGACCTGGAGACCACGGGCACGGATCCGGCCGAGGCGAGGATCGTCACGGCGGCCGTCGTCGAGACCAAGGCCGGGGAGCCCGTCGGCCGCCGGGAGTGGCTGGCCGATCCCGGCGTCCCCATCCCGGACGAGGCCGCGGCCATCCACGGCATCACCAGCGAGCGCGCCGCCCTCGGCAGGCCCGCCCGCGAGGTGGCCGACGAGATAGCGGACATCCTGGTCGCGCACTGGTCGGCGGGCGCGGCCGTCGTCGCCTACAACGCCGCCTTCGACCTCACCATCCTCGCGGCGGAGCTCCGGCGGCACGGGCTGCCCTCCCTCGGGGAGCGGCTGGCGGCCGCGGGCGGTGCGGCCGCCGGCGGGCAGGGCACGGGCCCGGTCGTGGACCCGCTCACCATGGACCGCGCCCTCGACCGCTACCGCAAGGGCAAGCGGAACCTGGAGACGGTCTGCCGGGTCTACGGCGTGACCCTGGAGGACGCCCACGAGGCCGGTGCCGACGCCCTCGCGGCCGTCCGGGTGGCCTGCGCCCTCGCCGAGCACTATCCGGAGGTGGCCGAGGCCGCCCCCTGGGACCTCCACCGGGACCAGGAGCGGTGGTACGCGGACTGGGCGAGGGGCTACGAGGCCTGGCTGCGCCGCAAGGGCGACGAGACGGCGACCGTGGACGGCCGCTGGCCGCTGCGCTGA
- a CDS encoding SAV2148 family HEPN domain-containing protein — protein sequence MSSGGLELPPGDGSPGGDGSADTPPGAVSVARPVEIGAALDWDAEAWGEVRTRARRAGRAYIWLNLVEQRLRAVVAAVLRPVYEPVHGEDEWVVAAAGPAGQEWVQRAVAVREVSRRKGYLLDPADDNVLSFLTLPQLRELLVQHWPCFEPYLDDRRELELALDELEVTRNVVSRNRALSETVLAQAERAAGRLLTILGGGSGGSGGTGARSGDRLPVDAVEDIVGDRYADVVGVHPDRVRLQRQLPVEDLFGSARRLDAVGIGLNLLVQNYSGRRLVRLAEAGCRARLLFLNPASSAVRRRERELGIKKGEMSRSVEMNIMHMRRVRDRLRDTAAFEIRVFDETPRFTAYLVNGDGADGLAVVQSYLRKARGMEAPVLVLRGGGTVVRDGREPEHGLFETYREEFESVWADSRPVS from the coding sequence GTGAGCTCGGGCGGGCTGGAGCTGCCCCCTGGAGACGGAAGTCCCGGGGGTGACGGCTCGGCCGACACACCTCCCGGCGCCGTGTCCGTGGCACGCCCCGTGGAGATCGGCGCCGCACTGGACTGGGACGCCGAGGCGTGGGGCGAGGTGCGCACCCGCGCCCGGCGGGCCGGCCGGGCGTACATCTGGCTCAACCTCGTGGAGCAGCGGCTGCGCGCCGTCGTCGCCGCCGTCCTGCGGCCCGTCTACGAGCCGGTGCACGGCGAGGACGAGTGGGTCGTCGCCGCGGCCGGGCCGGCCGGGCAGGAGTGGGTGCAGCGGGCCGTCGCGGTGCGCGAGGTCAGCCGCCGCAAGGGCTATCTGCTCGACCCGGCCGACGACAACGTCCTCAGCTTCCTCACCCTGCCCCAGCTGCGCGAGCTCCTCGTCCAGCACTGGCCCTGCTTCGAGCCGTACCTCGACGACCGGCGCGAGCTGGAACTGGCACTGGACGAGCTGGAGGTGACGCGCAACGTCGTCTCCCGCAACCGCGCCCTGTCCGAGACCGTCCTCGCCCAGGCCGAGCGGGCCGCCGGCCGCCTGCTGACGATCCTCGGCGGCGGCAGCGGCGGCAGCGGCGGCACGGGCGCCCGGTCCGGCGACCGGCTGCCCGTCGACGCCGTCGAGGACATCGTGGGCGACCGCTACGCCGACGTCGTGGGCGTCCACCCCGACCGGGTCCGGCTGCAGCGGCAGCTTCCCGTGGAGGACCTCTTCGGCAGCGCCCGCCGCCTCGACGCCGTCGGCATAGGCCTGAACCTGCTCGTCCAGAACTACTCGGGGCGCCGGCTGGTCCGGCTCGCCGAGGCCGGCTGCCGGGCCCGTCTGCTCTTCCTCAACCCCGCCAGCAGCGCCGTGCGGCGCCGGGAGCGGGAGCTGGGCATCAAGAAGGGCGAGATGAGCCGGTCCGTCGAGATGAACATCATGCACATGCGGCGCGTGCGCGACCGGCTCCGCGACACCGCCGCCTTCGAGATCCGCGTCTTCGACGAGACGCCGCGCTTCACCGCCTACCTCGTCAACGGCGACGGCGCGGACGGGCTGGCCGTCGTCCAGTCCTACCTGCGCAAGGCCCGCGGCATGGAGGCCCCCGTGCTGGTGCTGCGCGGCGGCGGCACCGTGGTCCGCGACGGGCGCGAGCCCGAGCACGGGCTCTTCGAGACCTACCGCGAGGAGTTCGAGAGCGTGTGGGCGGACTCGCGACCGGTCTCGTGA